A DNA window from Accipiter gentilis chromosome 30, bAccGen1.1, whole genome shotgun sequence contains the following coding sequences:
- the FLVCR1 gene encoding feline leukemia virus subgroup C receptor-related protein 1, whose protein sequence is MVEDGGEEEAEGESGEMPAAAAVPPLQRCNGFLPGKEAEGGGRAAPAGGGERAAEAEAMLSAAGGRPETRLSRRRLAVLAVFSCYSLVNAFQWIQYSILSNVFAGFYGVSFTQIDWLSMVYMVAYVPLILPATWLLDARGLRLTALLGAGLNGLGAWLKCASLAPSRYPLTLAAQAVCAVAQVFILGLPSRIASVWFGPTEVSTACAVAVLGNQLGTAIGFLLPPVLVPNTPDDINLMAHNISIMFYGTAIVSTLLFFLTGVVFEEKPKYPPSHSQAVLQTMPPEDYSYKQSIINLFKNIPFVLLLISYGIMTGAFYSVSTLLNQMVVTHYEGEEVNAGRIGLTLVVAGMVGSIICGLWLDYTKTYKQTTLIVYVLSFIGLLVFTFTLDLGYLIVVFVTGGVLGFFMTGYLPLGFEFAVEITYPESEGTSSGLLNASAQIFGIVFTLVQGKLTTDYSPRAGNLFLCAWIFVGIILTALIKSDLRRHNVNSGIMNLDVKAVPVDSPVEPESTTLKIQSAL, encoded by the exons ATGGTGGAGGACGGCggcgaggaggaggcggagggggagagcggggagatgccggcggccgccgccgtgcCCCCCCTGCAGCGCTGCAACGGCTTCCTCCCCGGCAAGGaggcggagggcggcgggcgggcggccccggcgggcggcggggagcgggcggccgaGGCCGAGGCCATGCTgtcggcggcgggcggccggccggagacGCGGCTGTCGCGGCGGCGGCTGGCGGTGCTGGCCGTCTTCAGCTGCTACTCGCTGGTGAACGCTTTCCAGTGGATCCAGTACAGCATCCTCAGCAACGTCTTCGCCGGCTTCTACGGCGTCTCCTTCACGCAGATAGACTGGCTCTCCATGGTCTACATGGTGGCCTACGTGCCGCTCATCCTGCCCGCCACCTGGCTGCTGGACGCCCGCGGCCTGCGCCTCACCGCCCTGCTGGGCGCCGGCCTCAACGGCCTTGGCGCCTGGCTCAAGTGTGCCAGCCTGGCCCCCAGCCGGTACCCCCTCACGCTGGCGGCCCAGGCCGTCTGCGCCGTCGCCCAGGTCTTCATCCTGGGGCTGCCCTCGCGCATCGCCTCCGTCTGGTTCGGCCCCACCGAGGTCTCCACCGCCTGCGCCGTGGCCGTGCTGGGCAACCAG CTTGGCACTGCAATAGGCTTTTTGTTGCCTCCTGTTTTGGTTCCAAATACACCTGACGATATCAATCTAATGGCACATAACATCAGCATCATGTTCTATGGAACAGCAATAGTGTCCACGCTTTTGTTCTTCTTAACAGGAGTTG tgtttGAAGAAAAGCCCAAATACCCTCCTAGTCACTCTCAAGCAGTCCTGCAAACCATGCCTCCCGAGGATTACTCCTACAAGCAGTCGATTATTAACTTGTTCAAAAATATTCCATTTGTACTTTTGCTGATCAGTTACG GTATTATGACAGGGGCATTTTATTCTGTCTCCACGTTATTAAACCAGATGGTAGTAACTCATTATGAG GGTGAAGAAGTGAACGCTGGGAGAATTGGCTTGACACTGGTGGTGGCAGGAATGGTGGGTTCGATTATTTGTGGTTTGTGGCTGGATTACACTAAAACATACAA GCAAACTACTTTGATTGTTTACGTTCTCTCTTTCATTGGGTTGCTGGTATTTACTTTTACCCTGGACCTCGGATACCTTATAGTAGTGTTCGTGACTGGAGGAGTACTTGG GTTCTTCATGACTGGCTATCTCCCACTTGGGTTTGAATTTGCTGTGGAAATTACATACCCAGAGTCTGAAGGCACTTCCTCAGGTCTCCTTAATGCATCAGCACAg ATATTTGGAATTGTCTTTACACTTGTTCAAGGAAAACTCACAACAGACTACAGTCCTCGTGCAGGAAACCTCTTTCTTTGTGCTTGGATTTTTGTGGGCATTATCTTAACAG cctTAATAAAATCAGATTTGCGAAGACACAATGTGAATTCGGGGATTATGAATTTGGATGTTAAAGCT gtACCAGTTGACAGTCCTGTAGAACCTGAAAGTACTACATTAAAAATTCAGTCAGCTTTATAA